In Xenopus laevis strain J_2021 chromosome 2S, Xenopus_laevis_v10.1, whole genome shotgun sequence, a genomic segment contains:
- the pcdh20.S gene encoding protocadherin-20, translating into MTAVSSGLNYQGNERIIHARGKLLSHRDSLSLDMGQPTSSSSPLRIILQTAQHLLFLWLLAHVRGSLFSSASNSRATELLYTLQEGLPKGVHIGSIGDDLQLDFFSDPPLSFSLASKGPSEKYVNLNNSTGELSTSSEELDREALCQHSLVAQECVLLLDVIILPQEYFRLIKVKIAIIDINDNAPRFPVPQIYISVPENAPVNTRIVIEHPAYDPDGGTNGVQTYRLVDYHGVFTLDVEENESGERTPYLIIMGPLDREMKAEYETTIIAEDGGNPPLVGSATLSILISDVNDNCPQFNTSQINSTLYGNSTIGTQVATVHAVDKDLGPNSVITYAFSERVQQATKEYFHLDEIKGIIKLSKRIDGSTAQQHKLTILANGPGCIPTVITVFISINKVIFRPPELVPRYIANEENGVIYLKELEPVHSPIAFFTIKDPDEKYQVNCYLEGQGPFRLSAYKPYNNEYLLETTDVLDYELKQSYNIAVVALSYDGYQVKKLLKVQILDENDNSPVFTESTVEITIEENNEPNAFLVKLYATDADSGERGLVSYFLGLDAPSYFSIDNMTGILSVSSILDREEKEKYRFTVRARDAGFPSRESVATVHITVLDKNDNNPRFISRDFSFFVPENFPGFGEIGVISVTDADSGKNGWIALSIVNGSDIFVIDNGKGLLRAKVSLDREQQSSYTLWVEAVDGGDPTLSSTAKITILLLDVNDNPPVVLFPQSNMSYLLVLPSTLPGSPVTEVYAVDKDTGMNAVIAYSIIGRRGPKPESFRIDPITGNITLEEALMRNDCGLYRLLVKVSDHGYPEPLFSTVMVNLFVNDTVTNESYIETLLRKEPDINIEEKEPQIAMEPSQKEMESDSCTPTLVTLSITCLGSVILVTLMGMYICLRKGKNDHGINENAEVQIPLNGKLDFHMLEKRPMEICNI; encoded by the coding sequence CACTTGTTGTTTCTGTGGCTGCTCGCTCACGTCAGGGGATCTCTCTTCAGCTCAGCGAGTAACAGCAGGGCCACGGAATTGCTTTACACACTGCAAGAAGGCTTGCCCAAGGGAGTTCACATAGGAAGCATTGGGGACGATCTGCAGCTGGATTTCTTCTCTGATCCTCCACTGTCATTCAGCCTGGCATCAAAGGGGCCGAGTGAGAAGTATGTGAATCTCAATAACAGCACAGGCGAGCTGAGTACATCATCTGAGGAGCTTGACAGGGAAGCTCTCTGCCAACATTCGCTGGTTGCTCAGGAGTGTGTGCTGCTTCTTGATGTCATCATTTTGCCTCAGGAATATTTCAGACTTATCAAAGTTAAAATTGCCATCATTGACATCAACGACAATGCTCCACGTTTCCCTGTGCCACAGATTTATATTTCAGTCCCAGAAAATGCTCCTGTTAACACGAGGATAGTTATAGAGCACCCTGCCTATGATCCTGATGGTGGGACCAACGGGGTCCAGACCTACAGGTTGGTGGATTACCATGGTGTCTTTACACTTGATGTTGAGGAGAACGAGAGTGGGGAGAGGACTCCCTACCTTATAATTATGGGCCCTCTGGACAGAGAAATGAAAGCCGAGTATGAAACCACTATTATTGCAGAAGATGGCGGAAATCCTCCACTCGTGGGGTCTGCCACACTGTCAATACTGATTAGCGATGTAAATGATAACTGCCCGCAATTCAATACATCTCAGATTAATTCAACTTTGTATGGAAATTCTACCATAGGGACACAAGTTGCTACGGTGCATGCAGTGGATAAAGACTTGGGTCCCAATTCCGTGATTACATATGCCTTCAGTGAAAGGGTGCAACAGGCAACAAAGGAATACTTTCACCTGGATGAGATAAAAGGGATTATAAAACTCTCAAAAAGAATAGACGGAAGCACCGCCCAGCAGCATAAATTAACAATACTTGCCAATGGTCCGGGCTGCATTCCAACTGTGATTACTGTATTCATTTCCATAAATAAAGTCATTTTCAGGCCCCCAGAGCTCGTGCCTCGATATATTGCTAATGAGGAAAATGGTGTTATTTACCTAAAGGAACTGGAGCCTGTCCATTCTCCAATTGCATTTTTTACCATAAAAGACCCAGATGAAAAATATCAAGTGAATTGCTACCTAGAAGGGCAAGGGCCATTTAGACTTTCTGCATACAAGCCATATAATAATGAATATTTGCTAGAAACTACAGATGTACTAGACTATGAGTTGAAACAGTCTTATAACATAGCAGTGGTTGCACTTAGTTATGATGGGTATCAGGTTAAGAAgcttttaaaagtccaaattctGGATGAAAATGACAATTCCCCTGTTTTCACAGAATCTACTGTAGAGATAACTATTGAAGAAAACAACGAGCCCAATGCATTTCTGGTGAAACTTTATGCCACAGATGCTGACAGCGGTGAGCGTGGTCTAGTATCTTATTTTCTAGGGCTAGATGCACCTTCCTATTTTTCTATAGATAACATGACAGGCATTCTTTCAGTTTCTAGCATATTGGAcagagaggaaaaagaaaaatacagatttACAGTTAGAGCAAGAGATGCCGGCTTTCCTTCAAGGGAATCTGTTGCTACGGTTCATATCACGGTGCTggataaaaatgataataatcCTCGATTTATCAGCAgggatttcagtttttttgtgcCTGAAAATTTTCCAGGATTCGGTGAAATTGGAGTGATTAGTGTCACAGATGCTGACTCTGGGAAGAATGGATGGATAGCTCTATCTATAGTGAATGGAAGTGATATTTTTGTCATTGACAATGGCAAAGGACTCTTGAGGGCAAAGGTTTCTCTGGACAGGGAGCAACAGAGCTCCTATACTCTTTGGGTTGAAGCAGTCGATGGTGGTGACCCAACATTGTCTTCTACAGCTAAAATAACAATTTTGCTGTTGGATGTTAATGATAACCCACCAGTGGTCCTCTTCCCTCAGTCCAATATGTCATATCTTCTTGTTCTTCCTTCCACCCTCCCAGGTTCACCAGTCACAGAAGTTTATGCTGTTGATAAAGACACAGGTATGAATGCTGTTATTGCCTACAGCATCATAGGTCGAAGGGGACCCAAACCAGAATCATTTAGGATAGACCCCATAACAGGCAACATCACTTTGGAGGAGGCACTTATGAGGAATGACTGTGGATTATACAGGTTGTTAGTAAAAGTTAGTGACCATGGCTACCCAGAACCACTCTTTTCCACAGTGATGGTAAATCTCTTTGTTAATGACACTGTAACGAATGAAAGTTATATTGAAACCTTGTTGAGAAAGGAGCCTGATATCAATATAGAAGAAAAGGAGCCGCAGATAGCAATGGAGCCCTCCCAGAAAGAGATGGAAAGTGATTCATGCACCCCTACATTGGTAACCCTGTCAATTACATGCCTGGGGTCTGTCATTTTGGTCACTCTAATGGGGATGTACATCTGCTTAAGAAAAGGTAAAAATGACCATGGGATAAATGAGAATGCAGAAGTTCAAATTCCATTAAACGGGAAACTAGACTTCCATATGCTGGAAAAAAGACCAATGGAGATTTGTAACATTTAA